The genomic segment ATTTGCTACTAATTTCCATTCCCCCTAGTTTAATTCTGAAGTTCTTTGATTTTCATGGCGCCAGTAGACATTCCCGTGCCGCATCCGAGCCAGATCCCGGTTGCCTCCGCCTCGGGTGTCAATTCGAGCGCTCCGTCAAACAATTTATGGATAGGGAATGTTTCGTTGTCAGTAACCGAAGCAGAGTTAAAGGCGCTGCTCGAGAAGAACGGAAAAGTGGACAGCTTGACGCTGTACCCATCTCGGAACTACGCGTTCGTGTATTTCCGAGAGATCGAGAGTGCTGTGGCCGCCAAGCAAGGCCTTCAGGGTTACGTTCTTCATGGGAATCCGTTGAAAATTGAGTTCGCGAAATCGGTTGGTTTTTGTGTTGATATTTTATTGTCTGTCCGATTCTTTCACATTTGGTTTTCATTAATCGATATCGATGTATGTTGTTTTTGTTTAAATCGTTGTTCATATCAATTGTGTTTATTTCTCACGTCGTTGTGGATGTTAATCTAAATGTTGCAAGGGgatttgggttatttttctgTCTTCTAGTATTTCAAGTTAATATGGAATTTTTGGGGAACTTGAGGGTTCTATTTGGTCTCAAAATCTTTGTCTACGTTGAAAATTTAAGACCTATGTTATGAGGAACAACGAATTAAGACTTTTGGAATTGCATAGATATGCTAAAAAAAATTTTCCTTGTCAATTgattttttcatatttaaagACCAAATATTCGAGATCTATAAGTTTGCACTTTTTCATCAATTCACCTAATATGATATAACTTTGTTATCTCGGCCAAAACTGATTATCTCGTTGGCAGACATTTGTTAGTTACTCTGCGAGGCGATTATGAACTGTATGATACTTAAAATCCAGGCTGCAGATATTTGAATCAATAAACATCATTATAGCTCAAACAAGCTACAGTCCCAAGAGAGTTGGACTTGGCTACCAAATCTTTCTTCCCAATTGTGTGGCATTATAATGTATGTCCAGTTAACCGAAAACAAAAAGCCTTAGTTCCCGAAGAAAGCTTAATTCATAATAATAACTCAATAGTCTATACTcaataccaagtgaattttttaGTTGCTTTTTCCTATCTTCATAATCTCACAATAAATTCATTGGAGATGCAATTCAAAGTTTGGAAAAGAAACTCCAGAATTCTGTTGACACTGTTTCGGAACAAATTAAACCATGAATGATGAATAACCTTACCAAACCAAACCTAATTGTGGTTTGCTTTGGTCGTATAATTGGTTTTAGATTTTTtgtcaaattaaatattttttattattgctaattgtaatttaaattttttgatcTAGTTATTATAAATGCACAATAATTGATTTAAGATTTTTTTGTCAAATTAAATATTCTTTATTATTGCTAaatgtaatttaatttttttaatatagctATTGCAAAGAGAGCCGATAAACGATTAAGAATCAAAATATTTAACAATACAAAGATTAGCATAAGTTTCATATGAAAGGTATATCCATATATATATCTCAGAATAATTtactttattaaaaaaatactcGATGTTATAATTTATCTATATTATATATCTCTCTCAGAAAGAGTAAAAACAGACTTCAGAAACtgataaaaatcaataaaactatTTTTTTGTATGGTATTTTGGCATGTAATATTATCAATTTAGGCACATATTAATATTACTTTCTATACTATATTCTAAAAGCAAATTCATCACGGTGATAATATTTGTAACAAGAAATGTTGCAGAAGATATTGATCTGGTTTAAGTACGTGTGTAAAAAGAAAGATTTTTCTAGAAATAATAATTGGATTGGTTCAGTTTTCTGTTGATTttttttcatccaaatattgGTTTGGTTTTTGAAACCAATTCAAATGATGATTGTATAAACCAAATTAGGCTGTGCAGGTTTTTTGGTTTCTGTCTGAATGGGTTCGATTCGATTTATCAATACGCTGCGTTCACTACACGGAACATAAATTGAGGGCCCTATAGTTATGCAATGAAATACACTTTGAAACAAAAAATGTTCGTTGGTGACATGTAGCCATTACAAATTCCACAACCTCATCTTCTGATGCAAATGCACTATGGAGGACAGAATCACGAGATATTTGAAAGTACAAATTCATCATAGTTAATTATGTTCATCCCCTATAAAACTCCATGAGAGATAGTGGTTGGCATTACCTCAAAAAAACTCGACATGACATTAGTAGGAAGTAACAAATTgaggtgttgaattttaaaaatcatatggGAGACATGGAAAGGTGGTGGTTGTTTTATGATTCAATTGTTAAGTGATTTCTGAAGAGTGGAGAAGGCACACAATTCTTGCAGCCTTGGAAGTTATGTAAaatgaaaatctaaacatgGAGATTGACATTGATTTCGCATGGATCCTTAATGTACAATTATAGGACAATGTAACCTATGATGGAGATGCAAATGAAATATGAGAACTGTCAAAATACAAATAATTATCACACTAATTGACTagcaatgatatatgatatttttttgtTGAAATAGTGCATTTGAAGCTGTTGTAACTCTTCAACCTTTCTCCTTTTCCTTTAGGCCCAAGCTTCGTGCTTAATCTTCGTTAATAATGTATTTACCCGAACCGAACCAAAAACCAAGCCAAACTGCAGAATTTGGATTGTTTGTAAACAATTCCTGGTACTTAAGTTTTGACTTAATGATATCAATAGAAGACTTTATGCAATAACTTTGTGACTGCTACAACGATAAATGTTCTCTGAACCAGTAATTTTCTTAGATAAGTACTACCTAGATCCTATCTGCAAGAAAATTATTGAATCTTGCCCTTTATTCCCCTCGTTtgtggtttagctgattttttcCTCTGTTTCTTGTTCTTATATCTGGGTAATCataatcattttttattttttatcaatCTTGTTTTCAGGCCAAGCCATGTAAGAGTCTGTGGGTGGCTGGAATTAGCCAATCCATTTCCAAGGAAGAATTGGAGAAAGAGTTTCTCAGATTTGGAAAATTACAAGAATTTAGGTTTCTCAGGGATCGAAATACTGCCTATGTTGATTATGTTACATTGGAAGATGCTGCAAAGGCATTGAAGGGTATGAATGGGAAACAAATTGGTGGAGATCATCTGCGCGTGGATTATCTTAGGTCGCATTCCTCCAAAAGAGTAAGCTGATGTTTTCAATGATTGGTTCAGCAATTATTAGGACCCCTCATGTTTTTTATTGCAAAAGTCCCAGGTTTAGTTGTTTGATAATTTGTGGTCTAAATACTGATTTTTTCTCATGTGTGGGATTTTATGGAGTCCACAGAATGCCAATTTTTTCAACATCAAATTGACTACATAATCAGATTTTTAAGTCCTACCGATGATGTAAATTTGCATGATTTTCGTCTTGATGTTATCCCCTGCTTATTGCCAGGGAATAAACTCAAGCTCCTAGTTCATTGCCTTATATAAAATGTGAAATGATATTTATCTTGTAATGAGACAGGAGCAAGGTCCAGATAGCCAGTTTCCAAATAGGAGCATGGGGCCTTCTGATTTTCGTTGGATGACACAAAGTCCCTTGAAGAATTATTCTGAGCCAAGTATTGTTGGATCGAAACGGCAAAATGTAATTACCAAGTCCAATGACTATTTTCTTTATCAGTGAGAATCTCATCGTCACTTAATATCTTAAAATATCTGAAGTTCGGTGACAATAATTTGGATACTCCTATTATCATTCTTGAGTAACAATACTGTGTGTGGTAGTGATTGTTGTGGATTACATATTTCTTTTGTTGAATTTTTGTGGACAATTTTTTTTCATGTCTATCCACTGTATGTACCATTGCCATGTCAACATTCTAAGTGATCTacgatatttaatttaattcctTGTTTTTACTGTTGCAGTTCCTTTCAGCAGGACCGCAAAATGGAAACTCGCAGCCAACTAGCATTTTGAGAATAAGCTATCCTCCTTCGGCTATTGTTGAAGAGGATATGATTCATAACGCTATGATTCTGTTTGGGGAGATCGAGAGAATAAATACATTTGCAGACAGGAATGATGCATTTGTAGAATTTAGAAGCATTGAAGAAGCCAGACGTGCCAAAGAAGGACTGCAGGGAAAACTTTTTAATGATCCTAGAATTTCTATTGAGTATTTCAGCGGCGAGCGTGGTCCTGAAAATGATTACATCCCTCATTATCCTGGAGTTGAAGGACAGCTTAGAGAATTTCCATTTCAGCCTGCTCGGATGGGCATACCTGGCCTTAATCATCCTGTAATACCTATCAATAATCCTGGACATCAACCATTGAGACCACTCCTAGGTCCTCATGGACCTTTTGACCCAGCACTTCCGAGCCCAGAATTTAGTGACTCAGCTCCGGTTCATAAATTACAGAATCTTACTCAAACACCGATGGGGGTACCAAATTGGAGAAGGTCATCTCCCACATCTGGGATAATCTCCTCGCCTCCAGCAGGTTTGAATTTACCAAACAGATCAACTTCTGCTGCAtggaaagattttgatgatAGCCAACATAGAGAATCTAAAAGGCCAAGGTCTAATGCTGCTTTACCTTTTGCAAGAGTGGAAAATCTAGGTGCATTTGACGAACAATATGGGCTGATTTCACTGAGTAGTGGTGGAGCATCTGGTTCTTTAACCAGGGTAAGTCGAGTGGGGCAACGTCGTGCTGAGAGTGACTGCATATGGAGGGGGATCATTGCCAAGGGTGGAACGCTTGTTTGTCATGCTCGATGTGTTTCTATTGGAGAAGGGCTTGGTGCTGATATGTAAGTATAGTATCTGAATTAACCAACTGCAATTTCTTTGACTAAAGTTAGTGTTTATCAACTAGAAGGGTTCAATTTGAAATACTGGAACATAATTCGCTTTACTGGATACTTTATATATACATTGATGGATGTTAACATCTCCATTTAATACTGAATATTCTTTCTTGCAGTCCTGAGGTGGTTAACTGTTCCGCACGAACTGGATTGGATTTGTTGGGCAAACATTACGATGAAGCTATTGGGTTTAATATAGTTTTCTTCTTACCCGACAGTGAAGAGGATTTTGCTCCATATACAGAGTTTCTGAGGTATCTGGGTTCAAATGACAGGGCTGGGGTAGCGAAGTTTGATAATGGCGCTACTTTATTTTTAGTGCCTCCATCTGATTTTCTCACTCAAGTTCTCAAAGTTTCTGGGCCAGAGCGCCTTTATGGAGTACTTCTAAAGTTTCCTCAACCAGTCCCTAGTAATGCATCTGTGAATCCCCAATCAATCCAGCCTCATTATGTGAATACGCACAAAACTTCTTCCTTGCAGCAAGGATATAGTGCTATGCCTCGGATGGAAAGGTCTTTGCCTGTGGATTATTCCGTAGTTTTTCCCGAGGATTCAAAAGTACCTCTAAAACCTCCAGCTTCTATGACCAGCAATTCATTCGCTTCACCCTCTGTTCCACCCACCACAATAGTTTCTCAAGCTGGTTTAGCTTTGACGCCAGAACTTATTGCTACTTTAAATTCGTTGCGATCAGCTACTAGTTCTTCTGGTTCACAAATTGTATCATTACCCCAGTCAACCTCTATGCTGGGACCTGCATCAAAGGTTTCTAGTGGTCCAAACATGGATGCTATGCAGTGGAAGCAAGAACTTCATGCCCTAGAGCACATTGTTCAGCCTGCGCGACATATAGGTAGCCAGATCAACTCCCAACTGCAACATGTACCACAGGCTCACTCTCAATCAGTTTCAGATGCGACTAGCCATTTTCATCAACCGATCAGCTCATACAGCCAAATGCATGAGCACATCGGTTTTCCAGCTCAAGGAGCAGTTTTATCTAAATCAATGATTCCTGTAATTCCACCGAAAGGTGGAACAGTTACAGTTTCACAAGAGATTAACCAGCGATATCA from the Primulina eburnea isolate SZY01 chromosome 3, ASM2296580v1, whole genome shotgun sequence genome contains:
- the LOC140827696 gene encoding flowering time control protein FPA-like, with amino-acid sequence MAPVDIPVPHPSQIPVASASGVNSSAPSNNLWIGNVSLSVTEAELKALLEKNGKVDSLTLYPSRNYAFVYFREIESAVAAKQGLQGYVLHGNPLKIEFAKSAKPCKSLWVAGISQSISKEELEKEFLRFGKLQEFRFLRDRNTAYVDYVTLEDAAKALKGMNGKQIGGDHLRVDYLRSHSSKREQGPDSQFPNRSMGPSDFRWMTQSPLKNYSEPSIVGSKRQNFLSAGPQNGNSQPTSILRISYPPSAIVEEDMIHNAMILFGEIERINTFADRNDAFVEFRSIEEARRAKEGLQGKLFNDPRISIEYFSGERGPENDYIPHYPGVEGQLREFPFQPARMGIPGLNHPVIPINNPGHQPLRPLLGPHGPFDPALPSPEFSDSAPVHKLQNLTQTPMGVPNWRRSSPTSGIISSPPAGLNLPNRSTSAAWKDFDDSQHRESKRPRSNAALPFARVENLGAFDEQYGLISLSSGGASGSLTRVSRVGQRRAESDCIWRGIIAKGGTLVCHARCVSIGEGLGADIPEVVNCSARTGLDLLGKHYDEAIGFNIVFFLPDSEEDFAPYTEFLRYLGSNDRAGVAKFDNGATLFLVPPSDFLTQVLKVSGPERLYGVLLKFPQPVPSNASVNPQSIQPHYVNTHKTSSLQQGYSAMPRMERSLPVDYSVVFPEDSKVPLKPPASMTSNSFASPSVPPTTIVSQAGLALTPELIATLNSLRSATSSSGSQIVSLPQSTSMLGPASKVSSGPNMDAMQWKQELHALEHIVQPARHIGSQINSQLQHVPQAHSQSVSDATSHFHQPISSYSQMHEHIGFPAQGAVLSKSMIPVIPPKGGTVTVSQEINQRYQQGSSQDILRGHGIDYGTDALGFYSSSVVQQPAYPMALPNQAHGNDVTQTQPYMPEASGIGLTHKDQHLHTAPYGAVLESTETEADKNERYKTTLLFAANLLSRINQTSGNQPGQGAGSN